From the genome of Aspergillus oryzae RIB40 DNA, chromosome 4:
AGCACTAATAGAGATGCGCTTGGCTCCGGCATTGCCATTCAACAATGCCGATCCACTGGTCTGTCTCAGATTGTTGTGGTGCGTCTCCAGGTCCTCGACATCCAAACTGAACCGACGGGGTCGCTCCCACACGCCAACGTTCTCATCAGCACCAGTCACCGCTTCGAGCTGTTCCGACGAAAGGCCGAACTTGGTGGCGATCTGCTGCACCCGTTCTTGTGCGGCCGCTGCATCGATGGTACCAGTCTGGCCCTCCTTGGCAAGACGGGCGTGCGCATGTTGAAGCAGCTCTAGATGCTGTGTAACAGCCTCGATGGCGCCTTCCTGGCGGTCGGTTTGACTGTTGAGAAGCTCGGCCAGTGCAGATTCGTGCAACGCTGCTGCAGCTAGATGGTTACCCGAGGCCGTATATAGGCCGGATAGCAGCTTAGTCATCTCTAGAGTGACGGGGTCACAATTGCCCCAGACCTGGCGAAGGTTGTAGCAGATGTCTTTACCAAGCTGAATGGCGGATGAGACGCGACCGCGGCAGAAACGTGTTTCGACTAGTCGGCGTCCGATCCAGACAATGGCTGGGAGTGACCAGGTCTTTTGAACAATACGCGAGGTCCAAAGTTCGGTAAGAATGGCCTGGCTTGTTAGTATATCCCTTGTTCTGTATTGTAGTCAAGTACATACCTCCAAATCCTCGAACATTTCATGTTCACCCAAGACAGTAACAAGGTCATTGAGCTCTGCGAAAGGGAGCTCAGTGAACTCCAGTGGAAGCTCTTTGGTCTTGGTCATAATTTCCTGTAGCAGCATCTGAGACTCCAGTGACATATTCTTTGCAGTTGCCTCTTCGGTGCATTTCTTAGTCTGGTATCCGTTCAAGTACATGCAGAGCTTGATAGCAGTGAAAATGCTTTCCGGACTACGCAATCC
Proteins encoded in this window:
- a CDS encoding uncharacterized protein (predicted protein), with protein sequence MTKLLSGLYTASGNHLAAAALHESALAELLNSQTDRQEGAIEAVTQHLELLQHAHARLAKEGQTGTIDAAAAQERVQQIATKFGLSSEQLEAVTGADENVGVWERPRRFSLDVEDLETHHNNLRQTSGSALLNGNAGAKRISISAF